The Astatotilapia calliptera chromosome 17, fAstCal1.2, whole genome shotgun sequence genome has a segment encoding these proteins:
- the LOC113009745 gene encoding forkhead box protein M1-like isoform X5, which translates to MRRSPTRPRILKRRKLPFHQNATDSQPGESGSKDPSIPAAVQSFPGGIRIMDHPSKSDTQVVVSPEKVEAQSVIGDLTAKGNECGAQGPNKFILLSGSGNKWDYGADPQSAAEAAATRSTEGHKVKAETTRSFPGDKLLTEIKPLNKDVNCGPFDDSLTDLKWLGRMSTCALEPNSTKQLSSKENQNSLQTFQAHNTHTSAEAPQQPISERPPYSYMVMIQFAINSRKNRRMTLKEICMWIEDNFPYYRDVAKPGWKNSIRHNLSVHDLFIRETSPDGKMSFWTIRPEANRCLTLDHVYKPGCDPVTATVPVPMLLLANQHQKRTLPDARKTPTSSERKMKPLLPRTDSYLVPIQLPVTPSVYLPSTSTPFPPPCSQQKGNNSRGTKRVRIAPKVTQSDSPAVMISPQKNTDFKVEVKEELVCVPIKCETPKAPPKRQASSSRRKQRLVLSVNEEPVLLCHESNFFDSGVASNALTFQDNPHIELDEDKHGQESPDREFSFKTQIKSRSHLTSSTPSKPPSYVASFKVTPVGKGSQNILDFSPSHTPGGPTDTPQHDYTTFSFSSTPFKDLPLFNSPRELLTSAPSRVTGPAESPTECLKSSCSRELLQGGSSTTANRSITEGLVLDTMNDSLSKILLDVSFSGLDDDDLGGPTDTPQHDNTTFSFSSTPFKDLPLFNSPTELLKSAPSRVTGPAESPTGCFTSSYSRKLLWGGGAPASPSITEGLVSDTLNNNLNKILLDISLSSLDDDELGMANMSWSELFPQLK; encoded by the exons ATGAGACGGAGCCCGACGAGACCCCGGATtctcaaaagaagaaaactgccTTTTCATCAAAATGCGACGGATTCACAGCCTGGAGAATCAGGCTCCAAAGATCCGTCAATACCAGCTGCTGTTCAGAGCTTTCCTGGTGGTATCCGCATCATGGACCATCCATCCAAGTCTGATACTCAGGTGGTTGTCAGTCCCGAAAAAGTAGAAGCTCAAAGCGTTATTGGGGACCTCACAGCTAAAGGCAATGAATGTGGTGCCCAGGGCCCAAACAAGTTCATTCTTCTGAGTGGGAGTGGCAACAAGTGGGACTATGGAGCTGATCCTCAGTCTGCTGCTGAAGCGGCTGCTACAAGGAGTACAGAAGGACATAAAGTCAAAGCTGAAACTACACGCAGTTTCCCAGGTGACAAACTTCTAACTGAAATTAAACCAT TGAATAAGGATGTAAACTGCGGTCCCTTTGACGACAGCCTTACCGACCTTAAGTGGTTGGGTAGGATGAGCACATGTGCCTTGGAGCCAAATTCTACAAAGCAGCTCAGCAGCAAGGAGAACCAGAACTCTTTACAGACTTTTCAG GCACACAATACACATACCAGTGCAGAAGCTCCTCAACAACCCATTTCAGAGAGGCCACCGTACTCCTACATGGTCATGATCCAGTTTGCTATCAATAGCAGAAAGAACAGGAGGATGACCCTCAAAGAGATTTGCATGTGGATTGAGGACAACTTCCCTTACTATAGAGATGTGGCCAAACCAGGCTGGAAG AATTCCATCCGCCATAACCTCTCTGTGCATGACCTGTTCATTCGTGAAACGTCTCCAGATGGTAAAATGTCTTTCTGGACTATCCGACCTGAAGCCAATCGATGCCTCACACTTGATCATGTGTACAAG CCGGGCTGTGATCCAGTGACTGCCACTGTTCCTGTGCCAATGCTTTTACTGGCTAATCAA CACCAAAAGAGGACACTTCCAGATGCAAGAAAAACACCAACTAGCTCTG agAGAAAGATGAAACCTCTTCTGCCTCGAACCGATTCATACTTGGTGCCCATACAGCTCCCCGTCACTCCTTCTGTCTACCTGCCATCCACTTCTACCCCTTTTCCTCCGCCCTGCTCCCAGCAGAAGGGGAACAATTCACGAGGAACAAAGAGAGTCCGCATAGCACCGAAG GTGACACAAAGTGATTCCCCAGCTGTGATGATATCTCCTCAGAAGAATACGGACTTTAAGGTAGAAGTGAAGGAGGAGCTGGTATGTGTTCCAATTAAATGCGAGACCCCCAAAGCTCCTCCAAAGAGACAAGCCAGCAGCTCACGGCGCAAACAGCGCTTGGTTCTCTCTGTGAATGAAGAGCCTGTTCTCCTCTGCCACGAAAGTAATTTCTTTGACTCTGGCGTAGCCTCCAATGCTTTGACATTCCAGGACAATCCACATATTGAGCTGGATGAAGACAAGCATGGGCAGGAAAGCCCAGATAGGGAGTTCTCATTCAAAACCCAGATAAAAAGTAGAAGCCATTTGACCTCATCCACCCCCAGCAAGCCACCTTCTTATGTTGCGTCTTTTAAAGTGACCCCGGTGGGCAAAGGAAGTCAAAATATTCTGGACTTCAGCCCTAGTCATACACCAGGTGGTCCCACAGATACTCCACAACACGACTACACCAccttcagcttcagcagcacTCCCTTTAAAGACTTGCCTCTGTTTAACTCCCCAAGAGAGCTGCTCACATCTGCTCCCTCCAGAGTGACCGGACCAGCAGAGTCGCCCACCGAATGCCTCAAAAGTAGCTGCTCCAGAGAGCTTCTGCAGGGAGGCAGTTCCACAACAGCCAATCGGTCAATCACAGAGGGCCTCGTCTTGGATACCATGAACGACAGCCTGAGCAAGATATTGTTGGATGTTAGCTTCTCTGGTCTGGATGATGACGACCTTG GTGGTCCCACAGATACTCCACAACACGACAACACCAccttcagcttcagcagcacTCCCTTTAAAGACTTGCCTCTGTTTAACTCCCCAACTGAGCTTCTCAAATCCGCTCCGTCCAGAGTGACCGGACCAGCAGAGTCACCCACCGGATGCTTCACAAGTAGTTACTCCAGAAAGCTTTTGTGGGGAGGAGGCGCACCAGCCAGTCCCTCAATCACAGAGGGCCTCGTCTCAGATACCTTGAACAACAACCTGAACAAGATATTGTTGGATATTAGCTTGTCTAGTCTTGATGATGATGAACTTGGTATGGCAAACATGAGCTGGTCTGAGTTGTTCCCTCAGCTGAAGTAG